Sequence from the Montipora foliosa isolate CH-2021 chromosome 12, ASM3666993v2, whole genome shotgun sequence genome:
ATGGTTTTCAATAGTCGGCAATatctgggacggtcgggaaactgcgaaatccccgatcgtctgggatATTCCTggcatatgaaaactaggctttaaACTTcggaattgatttttttcagaCGGGCAAACTCAAAGTATATCGCCTCACTGTTTCTCTTTTCGTAATAAATATAACAGCACTGCTTACcgcggttatcagtcacacgcgcccctcaacgacttttctttatatttcgaaaCCAAATTTTGGGTGGACGTccatcaaatgtttccatgacaataaccctttcacttggCGGTAGCTACAGTCaaattcgtcatggaaacatttgattgacttCCACTTAAAGGTTAGtttcgaaaaattaaaaagtcgTGGAGGGGCGCGAGTGTCTGGCAACCTCTGTAAGGCAGCGTTCACACGAGTTTCACGAGTTTGAAACTGCGttaaaatcgatgcggtttggagttaatggggatgtgccgctggatggggtctCATTTTCTctactggattgactataatggcATTGcgttttcaacagagttcccgagagttactagaatggggtaGTATAAGAAAGTTCTGGCTAGCGGGATTTAAAAATGGTTAGATATCCGGTAAAAAAAGTTAGTTGATGCAGTAAGAACTGTAGcgctgttgatttaatatttactattattatatggctctgtctcacgaggactgggaactacaaaattcacgaattgattggctaaaatcgatattgaccgcgggctagattttcccatctagacgggcatctagaccggtaatgttttgcggtgaaaagatgcaaactaaaatgcaaaaatattgagtattttcttctacaaatatttatttatggaagtgccaaacagcatgatgacaaaagagaggatgacgagcaaactttggaagaattaaggacggtgcctactattgttactgcgcatacgttctgcgcatctcgagatactcggatttcctatcggtgatgcttactaatacagggatatttttgcacggtttgaAGCTATCCGGAGaaggtagatcttagtaagtactcttagtaaccaaaaagaaattcgggggtaaccatgcatttttgagagataattaagcttcaatttgagaaacaacgccatacattgccttgtattttaaagctttttacaaatattattcatgaattatctttgaaaaatgcgtggttacccccaattttctttttggatttcaataacacttgggaagatctacctttcctgcataatcataacttggggcaaaaatacctttgaattagtaggcaccatccttaagttcagctcatcgccactcatcgcctttcgcaagcaaaatgtcagttagtacaaatcagttacattaaacgaattaaatcgttcttgtttggccatataataaacatcttattaaccgagctaggtcggtctgtatgggagaatcttgacctcgatcgctggtacagacctcactgcgttcggtctgtactggcgacctcggtcaagattctcccatacagacctcccgctcggttaataagaactaagtcgCATTACAatccgttttgaaattacaattataaGGTTTTAAGCATAAACAGAAAGAGACTAAGATGGGGTCGCTAAAATTTCATtcacccaaaagtgactaagatggggtctataaTTAGCCATAAAATagagaggccagcggcacatacccagcgAAAATTGGCCCAAGaaccttcccctcccccccctttCCTTTCCCAGGGTGTGGTTTCGCTGTTTGCACGACAGCTGAAACCGTATagttttgaaaacgctgccaaaaaAGGCGGCGTTTTCAAAAATCGACCCGGTTTCGCCAACGGACTCTATCGTTGTAGTGTAAAGAGgaaacgatgcggttacaaatgaaatcgcgttcgtgtaaacgctgcctaaaaTAACATTTCTCCTGTCATGTTTCAGCTGAAGCGAAACCAAGAGGTTTGGGAACGTGAAATGggatttgaaaataaaataaatgaaataaataaacgaaGCCATGATGGgcaattaaatgaaaattttattaTAACTGGTTTGTACGCGAAAGAAGGCCAGGAAATTATATCACAAATCAGTATAGTTGGTTTTGTCGAGGTCCCCTGGACTGACTTCAAACTTAACAAACAACGTATCATTTACAACGTAAGAGCCTGCACCGAGTTTTTCGTGCGAAAAAAATCTTCCAAATCCTCTTCTTTCATTCTCCTCACCCGTGGGTCGCTGCATGCTTTTCCAATCGGGTTCTGGAACAAAAGACTTGACAAAATCTTGTCTTGTCATCAAATCGGGTTTTTGATCAATAATAGTTAACGTTACTTTGTATCTAAACGGCCAAGGTAAAATAGCGTCATATTTTCCCTTCATCAGTGCGATATAAAGCGAGATATGCGCGTTTCTGGCCTCCTTTGTTCCATTTGGATACATGGCCATTTTCATTTTGTATCCTTGAGGACCTATGTAGAAAGAATCACTCTCAACGCGCATTTCTTTACCCGTTTTAGCTTTGCAAACTCTTTCCCAAAAGTTTGTCACTTTCCATATGAAAGACGAAGATGTTTGCATATCCTTGTTCTGGAGTTTCACGTTAGTGACTTCCTTCTCCAAAAAAGCGAGTTTTGAGCCCACTGTACGATAGTCCAATTTAACTTTGTCCAATTCGCGTCTTAAAATCCTACACTCATCTTGCACTGCACTAAGTTTGTCAACAGACATCTCGAAATGACCTCGTAAGTTTTCCTCCAAGTGGTCTTTCATTTCACACCGTTTAATCTGCGACAAAAACGATATTCACTTAATTAGTTACATCTGTTGCATACCATAAACGGGCGAATCGAGCGCGCCGTATACTTAGCTACTGCTCCTGATAAATTCGATTCGGTGCCAGGGtttcgctcgctcgctcgctcgcttcGGTGACCAAGAGTTAAACTGAGTATCCTACTAACTTCGGTTTTCTCATCACATACTGGTTACATCATCTTCAATTTATGGTTATCGTGCGAAAAATGGCGGCGGTccctaatagaccttattcacgatggccgccatgttggatttgctactATCATGCAAATTCGCTACACACTTCTGAAGGGGCAAACagcacaagttcgagaggttataacgaacatctgagccccacagatgatttgtttcacgttcactgaatgtttatcacctaagtagtaaaatagaatgattatacatgttacttcgatgtttctttagtgaaaaatgagcagaaagcgaagtagaaagtcaaaatgtcaaaggcaatcaaaagatataaaattattataaaaggtacttaatttctaaattataaaatgtacttttagcaatgttatttcaatatttcgacgagccaattttccgcaatttatttgccttttttccagtgTTTGCCCCCCTGCATAACatatggctaatttgcatgacaatttgaaaaccaacattgcGGCTATTGTGAATTAGGCCTATCAGCAGTATTGGCCATGAACGCATGTGTCATAAGACAAATGACTTTATTATCTAAGGAGTCTTAAATACGGACCCAGTACCTTGGTGCCGCAGCCGAGAAAGTCGTATAGGCAGCTAACAAGAGTCTGAGAACAATCAACATCTTGATGTGCTGTCATCTGAAACGACAAAGTACGTATATACATACATCATCATTGCACAAGTAGCAAAACCTTTACCCCTTCTTGAGTTAAACAATCTTTCCTGAAAATGATTGTAAACGCCCTAAAAAGGTCATTTCTGTAAGGAAATGTTTTAAAGTGTGTAGTAACAAGTTTCCATATGAATTGAGAATTAACTCcatgaaaaaagacaatttgCCCTGCTATGAATAAAAGCCCCAAGGCGAGTGTGGTCACGATCTTTGATCATGGAAGCGAAATCCAAGCGTACTAGCCTgtgatcaggctctattttagttcaAGTTCGCGCGGTTTATATAATGTGCAGTTGGCGAAACAAAAATTTAGCGAGCGACAACATAAAAATGGGCCTAATCGCAGGTCACGAACACACACACAAACCAACAAGGAAACCACAAAAGTTTGTATTTGAAACAATTACAGATTGGATAAGAATATTTCCATATTTTCCTCGAATCCACAGCGAAGATCATGTTACAACAGAAACTTGGGTATAATGGGAAACTGTACTTTTTCTGAAATTATAGAACAGTCCTTTGAGTTCAAAAGTTCCATTAGATGTAGCTTACCTCTTCTCTCGGTATAACCTCACCACACCCATTCGCACAATCAATGGGTCGCCTGCGACATTCCAGAGAGTGTTCCTAAGATTAATATATCATTAACAAAAAATAGCATTGATGCGGTACGCTTCTGGTAAATAAAAGTTGGACTCATTTCTTTGGTTATTCCAATATTTGACATTTAAAGATACAACGAGCAATCAGAACTCGACTTAAATTCATGTGACCAGAACAAAGCCCCGGACAATGTGACTAGTTTGTTCTGTCTGTTGGCTTTAAtatatttgagaaaaaaagcaaGAAGACACACTCTGACACCAATCCCGTCGTCTGGTCATTGTCTCATGCGTGTGCTGCCAACCGGGCAAAGGCGGCCATGGACAACAGCAAGCGGTACATGCAAGTCCTTTAGTGCGACTTCATTTAAGGAGCGTACAGTTGTATTCAAGTCAATTGGTACCTACATGTTCATTACATTTAGCGTATTGCTCATCACAGTTCACACAATTTACTGGTCGCCATTGACAGGTGCTGGTCGCATGATCTTCCATAAGCCTTCGTTCCACCGTCATTTTGCAGTGGGGATTGGAACAATGGATAATCTTACGGTCACAGCTCTGTAAATGGAACTGGATAACAGAAATTTGATCAAGTCTATTTCTTTCATAATCAATTTTGCCCCCCTTcctttcattggaagaaaaactgcTTACcggtcgggtgtgatcaccactgcactatcagagcaaccacgGCTAATTTagatagtgaatgggaatttACGTGGTCATCCCATGCCATTaattttctccaactagatagcactggatcgacaggaacgacgattcacaggcggacgagagagaagaagacaatttataTACAAGTTGGAGAAAAACAATGGCCTGGAATGACCACCTaaattcccattcactatctAAATTAgccatggttgctctgatagtgtactgagtggtgatcacacccgaccgGTAATGGgtacgtgggttcaaatcccggggggggggggggagtactcgatatatccctgggtggggaggtacGGGGCGGctcctcataccctgaccctgtttaagacaaatatcgctgattttcctacccatttcaagacagaattccgatttttgataccctgtttaagacatttaacccagtttaagacaaaaattgataaatcgataccctgattaagacaaaaaatgataaattcgataccatgttcaagacaaaaatcccgaaaaacataccctggctgtccgcacgtccccattaagcccttataagggagcaccccccccccccccccaccccggggTTTAAATcgcgctcagggcataaaaaagtttttcttccaatgagaATGTCATACAGAAGTTGCCCGTCCTTGGTTCCTTCACTAACTTCATGTATACATAAATATACAAATAGAAATAGGATAAAAAATGAATACGtcgtaaattaaaaataagacaGACTTCGACATGTgtcgaagcatacgaaacgttaagtaaataatttcaaacaatgcgtTTGTTTataatgtttgtcaccgctgtttgcatcttatttttgaaaaaaaaaaagactaattACATGAGATAACGAagttcaattttcaatttttaagttTCGTTACATCAATTTCTGTCCCTCCCTAtagatctgtttacaaacattggtcaacgtcaaatttcttttgatattcaaatttgccaaccaccgAACAAAAGAACCCTTTCTTTCGGCATCCAataaggctctggttggcacattaatggcacagtttttcagtgagtgattgacctattgactcctgggggttccctattgaccagaaaaatcgtctggcgttagacagagtaaaatactaagtatggccggtttagggtgaatgggttaatatcAAGAGGTGATGTCATCGATATCTTCGCTATAGGCGAATGTGTTTGCGATTTCATCAACTATATAGGATTGCTAAGTATAATTTAGAAAAGAAGGCACTGAAAATATTGTTCAGCAAATATCAGTTTTCTGGTAGCTTGGACAAAAGTCCAATTGTTACCTCCACGTTTCTTGTCTCCCCAGTCCACTCGCAACCTTCACTTGGACACCTCACGTGACAAGACAGAATGTTTCTTTCCGTCGCTTTGTCTGGAAATATATCCTGATAGAAACATACAAGATCGATGCAATATATGCATTGCGTGACTTTGTTTCTATGCGTGACATGTCATAGATTGgttttcttcaaaataaaagCACATGTCGCCATTCCTGCTAGTTTATTTATTAGAAATGTCTAGGATGAGGTGAGAATACAGGAAGACATCATTCTGATAAGTGGAGTCTCTACGTGTGGTTAAAGTAAGTTGCTTTGTATTTTCCTttgcaaaaggaaaaataaattacCTTCTCCGGATCCAAAGTCACTCTGTCCAGTGGACATTCAGGCACCTGTCGTCTGATAttagcaaaaaaagaaaattttagaTTAAAAAACATGCATCTACTTAATAAATCacccaaaaccaaagaaattcgtCCTTAACGTTGGCTGAATACACGGAGTGCAAAAAGAACGAAAAATCTATCGAATGGTCATGTAAGAGGTTCTCTAAACTTCaacttaaaatttattttccatcaaattgttttcatcggaaaaaaagtgttattaatttttaaaggtTGGGTAGGTATCCATATTTTTAATGTCGCGTCGCTAACACCATCATAAAATATGtgaggcaaaaaaaaattaagaaacagATGGCCTTTCCACTAAAATATCCTTTGGTTTTTAGTTGCTAATATTTAATCCGAATAACTCACCGCCAATCCGTTCAGAGTTTTTACGGACGCTGAAGATCTCTATGTCTAACTATATTCCATTAAAATAAGAACCGTGTACAAAACAGTTACTCGTATGTGATGCCCTTTACCTTTTTATAGCTTCGTTCAAGCACTTTTTACAATATCTATGACCACATCTCGTCAGGACAGGCTCTCGCAAAGGTAAGTGACAAATGAGGCAGTGATATTCGTCAAAAACGGCTGATACAAAGTCGTATTGATAACCAGAAGGTGAAGTACCCCGTTCAACTTCTGCCATTTTCGAAAAGATCACAGAAAGTCTCACGAAAGGGTAGTCGATTAATTCAGTCACGTTGCGGTTCGCTCACGGAGGAGAGGCTTGGACAATTGAAAACAACGGTAACTCCGTGATCcgaaaaatactacaaaataATTTCCAGTAGTGTAAAAGAAGACAAGAAGCAAATCGTCTTTCTTGATGGCTGAGTAGGATTAACACTGGAATCGTAGGTTGAAGAGCAGGTGGTCACCTGACGAGTATCGTGACGGTTTACCGAAAGTGCCGTCTTTttttgtcataaaaaaaaaaggaattgccTTTCTTTACTCCTGCACTGAGACGCCACTTCTTAAATAGGTATATTTCGTGCAGTATGAAACAATATTTGTGTATTTATGTAATGTGGTACAATAAGgataaaaacaggaaaaatggaaaaatactaACCTCTTACTAATTGTGCGCGAAGGCCGCagtggggaatattggcccgaggcaGGAGGTAATCCCGAGGGACATGACAGCACTCGGTCcgcaatattccccagtacggtcccgagcaagtgaggttagtaagttgtttaatatatggcattgtttctttgAGCGATTGGACACTTCTCCGCTTAGTGaatgttgtgatgaaaaaaataaaactctgctttttaaaaaccttttgtgtttcgctcaacttgaacTTCCCATTTCGGACCATTTCCATGGTAACGGTTACTACCGTAaaaatcccgaccgaaaaccagccaatcGGAGCGCTCCtgttaaaaggaaaggaaaaaaagtcaCGGCTTAGAAAGGGATTCAATGCATGCAATTCCATAAATCAAGCAAATTATGAGGTTTTTCTGACTAATTAATAATTGCATGGTTGGTGCTTCAGGGTGTGTTTGCCGAGTTGTCATCCGTACAGCTCAACGAAGGAACCGAAAGTTTCCTGGAAAAAAATTGACGGGGACGAAACTCAACACAAAACACGTTGACCGAGGCAAACTGTTAAAACAGGAAATATCACGGCTAGAGTGATTCGCAGCAAAAAAGCGAATCTGTTGGAGTCTTTCGGAGTTGTTTGTTCGTTTCAGTCTGGGGGAAATGGAACTTTCAAAACGAACACAATGACATCACCTGTTTCGCTCTCAATTGGCCCGTCCACAGACATCCTTTACTTGACACTTGATCAGCAGCGGGAGAACACGCGCCGTAGAGTTGTTAGAGCTTTTCACTGGCTTTTGCCAGTGTTTTATGTGAAATATTTTAATTAAGCTACAAGACACTATCGATGGCTTAAGGTTTTTCAGAATCAGTTACATCAACTTGAGTttcaaacaaggaaagaaaTGCTTACCTTTCAATGAGCCCGTGAAGTCATTGTTGGCAAAGTCTGAGGCCACATTTGTTCAGCATTGGATCTTTCAGCGGTAACTGACAAATTGCACAATGCAATTCGTCGTCAACTTCACTCAGAAATTCGTTGTCGTAACCACCAAGCGACAGAATTGCTCGAGCTTCCGCCAAAATTCTAGCTAACTCAAGATATTCAGCTCCTCCTCTTTGAAAGCTCGGCTAACGAGTAAACGACTAGCCCTTAGGTCAACTATGTTGGGGAGGGGGGATTGGGGAGGATGCGAAAGACTTTAGACAAGGAAGCGGGTGGGCTTTTTTTTCGTCGTTGTATTATGACAGATTCGACAGCATGCCAAAATTGAACTAAAATTAACGTAGCAATCATCATTTAAACTTTGCGTATTCAAACGCTTTGTACGTATGTTTTTTCAAGTAGCGATCTCGTGAAGTTCAGCAATTTTCTACTCTGGGCACTCTTAAATTTGGGCCTTTAGCAGCTCTGACTGTCGTTGGCTCTAAAAATACTTAAGTCGTTCCATTTATTTATGACCCAAGATAGTTAAATAAGCAAAGTTTGAGGGCAAACTTTTTTTCGACCCCGAAATGCGGTGGACCGCTCTTAGAAAAACTGCCTCTTAACCCTTAAACGGTACACGGTGACAAAAGATTGAAATCATCAATACTtcgatttaaggacggtgcctactggtTCAAAGGTATtcttgcgcggtttactgaatatgcgggaaaagcagatcttaacaagtgttgttatttcgaaaataattaatcaacaatatttgtaaaagcttcaaaatacaaagcaatttatggcgttctttgccaaattaaagctgaattatctctgaaaattgcatggttatccccaattttctttttggataccaagagcacttgttAAGTTCTCCTTTCTCCGCATATTTTGAACTGCGAAAAACATCCCTGTAAAAATAAGCACcgcccataggaaatccgagtatctcgagaacgtatgcgcaataacaatagtagacaaCGTCCTTAAATCAATCAGCAGTCAGTTGGACATTGTTTCCATCTTGATGAGCTCGCGATTTTCTATGGTAAAGGccgattttaaattttgaaaaacaagttcGTTTTTCAAGTCCTACGTTTTGGATTTATAATGATAATGGCTCCACGTCAACTTGAATAAACAGAGTATCATCTACAATAAAGCGTCTTGTCTTGAGCTTCTCATGTGATATGAATCTAGCATAGCCACGCCCAGGATTCTCATCCGATTCCGGCCTAGCGAAATTCTCGAGTTTAGTGTTAGCTCTGAAGTGCATTACAATGTTCTCGCGTTGATCTAAGCGATCTTGCTGGTCAATAAGATTAAATGTGACTTTTTGGTTGAAGGGCCAGGGTAACAATCCGTCGTATTCACCCTtcataacaataacaaacaCAGATAAATGCGTGTTCTTCCCTGATCCATCTCCGTTAGGATTCACAGAGAGTTTGAGTTTGTATCCATACGCTGCAGTATAGAATGGCGAGCTGTCGATTTTATTGTTTCTTCCAAGTTTAGCTTGTCGTAGCATTTCACTGAATGGGCTAATTTTCCATACAAATGTCGGGGATACGACGTTTGCTTTTACTAATAATTCCTTCTCTTGTGCTGCGAGCTTGAGAACAAGGCTCTCGTTATCTTTCTTCAGATCATCAATTTGTTTCGTGAACTTTCTTTTTTGGTCATCAAATTCCTTGTGAAGATCGACGAGTTTTTTGCATGCTAAACTCAGATGTGATGAAGTCTGATCACGGAGATGCCCTTGCATATCTCGTCTTTCAACCTTGagcaattaaaagaaagaaacgtaCACGAAAAATTAAAGAGCTCAATGAAGCGATCTGTGGGAAATCTTTTCGTTCAAGAAATcatgtaggctcgatttccgccaaTCTCTCGAGTACGGTATTCGTTCGGGAAATGAGCGCGGTAATCGAGCCTAGGAGTGgtcgtttttatactagacacGCATAATTcctctgggacgaacttggcaaacattttttctgcgtctgttaaattcgtctggTATAAAgtcggccacaagacgcattatgcgtctggacgaagtagGTACTTTAGTACGTCTTGGAAGATgcactaaactggatagttcgtccaCACGAATCATGCGTCTTGCGCCCGTCTTTCTTtgtcatatagttcgtcccgtcataacactagacggataacatgagagacacataattcgtctggacggattatgcgtctctagtatacaAACGGCCAATAAAGTCatctgagaaaaaaattgcataaattaattgtttttttttccgaccTACTGCGTTCCATATACCAAAAGAAGATTAAGACctgccaggtgatctggtgacttaattcggaggactggggagaactattttaacgccgtatcccacaaccgcgcgcggccttaattttcgaattcaactggcagaggcgaggttagatcttgtcgggtctacttgaatgttcattcagtaacaggaaaatgtggtagacacgtaatgatctgttgagttttggcgagggcaatactgcagggagtttggaaacaacacctaaggccacGCGCGGTTGTGGggtacggcgttaaaatttttcttccctgtcctccaaattacgtcaccagatcacctggtggTTAGTGGTACTGTGCAATGCGCGCATTAATGAGCCACACAATAACTTGCGTTCTGGACATTAACGTAGTGGTAAAAAGAAGACCAGGAAATGCATTGAGTGCTCAATGTAACGACCAAGCAACCGTACTATCATCGTTGCGTCGATCATGATAAGTGGGACAAACAAAGCTGGCAATTGTCCGCGCATGCGTTTTAGTGCTTGTCCGACTATTATTTATAGTCAACTTATCACAATGATGACCAtagttgtttaccatttacaaaaaatttccggaaatttcatcgggtgaaaaacgtgttccatttaactcaagTCCATTCGCAGCCCGGTGATGctgattttacgcgccaaaattaaaaacatagccgtgaatagcctgcaagtggtaagacctttcaacaCTTGTAAATGGGACACacacccggggggggggggggggtactcccttataagggattaatggggacgtgcggccagccagggtatgtttttcgggagttttgtcttgaacagggtatcgaatttatcattttttgtcttaatcagggtaccgattatcaatttttgtcttaaactgggttaaatgtcttaaacagggtatcaaaaatcggaattctgtcttaaaatgggtaggaaaatcagcgatatttgtcttaaacagggtcagggtgtgaggggccgcgccgcacctccccaaccagggatacatcgagtacacacatttccatcggaaagtttccaacgggaaaacaggactaccttttcagacgACCCGCTGCTCCCGGAAACCAAATAGTCGTGTTCCATTTATAAACCAACCGGAACTTCCGAAAATTTTTTCTAAATGATAAACAACCCATACCTTGGTGTTGCAGCCAAGTTCAAGATAAGGACAGGAAAGTTGTGTTAGGATACACTCTGCTTCTAAATGATCTGGCATCTGATGAAACAAGGAGAGTAGAGAATATCAAGAAAGAACTAAGAACTGTTTCAGTGTGCAGAAAAACGTCCAGAAACGAAAAGTTGACTGTCGGTAGTCAAAGACGAAATGCTGAAAGAACGTCTAGGATTGCGGGATACGCAGCTACTGCCTCATGGTCTTCAAACAATATGCTATTGAAGTTCAAAATGTTTCACCTTCTTTGCTAAGTGCCGTGCAAAGCGATGTCAGTGTGAATTAAAAGATTGAGTCGCGCTTAAGCAACACGTCACGAACTCTATTTCTCATGACGACAACACTTTACCATTATTAGGTCTGATTATTATGGCGACAACCGCCGAAACAACACCACAACTTTTTTATCAACTCATCCAGTTCACCGTTTATGTCAATTGAATGATCCTATTAATACACAAGACAGAACTTTGGTGAAGTGACTGACCGTAATTCTTAAATTTGTGTTGGTTATCGCGATCATTCTGCTACTGGGAGCAGAACAAACAAATTTTACAACACATTTTACACAACTATGAGGAATAACGAAATCGCCTATGATGGTGATCAAATTCGCCTACGTCTACAGACGAGTTCACCAGCAGGCGTAGGCGAGTTTGACCGTAGGCGAGTTGACCGGATACCGCCTCATGAATACAATCACCTGTCATGAATATCTTACACGAACTGACAGCACTTGCTACAACTCCTAAACCTCTAACAGAATGTGAACATGATTCTGTGCATTGTAAGACCAATGAGTTAACAATTCTTCACTGGCTCTCAGCTTTTTCCCGCAACACAAGCAGCGCTTGATTTGCTATTGGATGCCCTGAGTTACAGGTAAAATACTGCCAACTGGC
This genomic interval carries:
- the LOC137979553 gene encoding TNF receptor-associated factor 4-like isoform X3, which codes for MTVERRLMEDHATSTCQWRPVNCVNCDEQYAKCNEHEHSLECRRRPIDCANGCGEVIPREEMTAHQDVDCSQTLVSCLYDFLGCGTKIKRCEMKDHLEENLRGHFEMSVDKLSAVQDECRILRRELDKVKLDYRTVGSKLAFLEKEVTNVKLQNKDMQTSSSFIWKVTNFWERVCKAKTGKEMRVESDSFYIGPQGYKMKMAMYPNGTKEARNAHISLYIALMKGKYDAILPWPFRYKVTLTIIDQKPDLMTRQDFVKSFVPEPDWKSMQRPTGEENERRGFGRFFSHEKLGAGSYVVNDTLFVKFEVSPGDLDKTNYTDL
- the LOC137979553 gene encoding TNF receptor-associated factor 6-like isoform X2 — translated: MAEVERGTSPSGYQYDFVSAVFDEYHCLICHLPLREPVLTRCGHRYCKKCLNEAIKRRQVPECPLDRVTLDPEKFHLQSCDRKIIHCSNPHCKMTVERRLMEDHATSTCQWRPVNCVNCDEQYAKCNEHEHSLECRRRPIDCANGCGEVIPREEMTAHQDVDCSQTLVSCLYDFLGCGTKIKRCEMKDHLEENLRGHFEMSVDKLSAVQDECRILRRELDKVKLDYRTVGSKLAFLEKEVTNVKLQNKDMQTSSSFIWKVTNFWERVCKAKTGKEMRVESDSFYIGPQGYKMKMAMYPNGTKEARNAHISLYIALMKGKYDAILPWPFRYKVTLTIIDQKPDLMTRQDFVKSFVPEPDWKSMQRPTGEENERRGFGRFFSHEKLGAGSYVVNDTLFVKFEVSPGDLDKTNYTDL
- the LOC137979553 gene encoding TNF receptor-associated factor 4-like isoform X1 — translated: MAEVERGTSPSGYQYDFVSAVFDEYHCLICHLPLREPVLTRCGHRYCKKCLNEAIKRRQVPECPLDRVTLDPEKDIFPDKATERNILSCHVRCPSEGCEWTGETRNVEFHLQSCDRKIIHCSNPHCKMTVERRLMEDHATSTCQWRPVNCVNCDEQYAKCNEHEHSLECRRRPIDCANGCGEVIPREEMTAHQDVDCSQTLVSCLYDFLGCGTKIKRCEMKDHLEENLRGHFEMSVDKLSAVQDECRILRRELDKVKLDYRTVGSKLAFLEKEVTNVKLQNKDMQTSSSFIWKVTNFWERVCKAKTGKEMRVESDSFYIGPQGYKMKMAMYPNGTKEARNAHISLYIALMKGKYDAILPWPFRYKVTLTIIDQKPDLMTRQDFVKSFVPEPDWKSMQRPTGEENERRGFGRFFSHEKLGAGSYVVNDTLFVKFEVSPGDLDKTNYTDL
- the LOC137979554 gene encoding TNF receptor-associated factor 6-like, with the translated sequence MAAASGGVSRAVPSGYEYDFVSDVDDDYICQICQLPLKQAILTRCGHRFCKECLDEYFRRKREPECPCDREKLDKNKDIFPDKATERRIRSYIVKCPCAGCQWTGELCDIEAHEENCPHKIIECPSHNCDTKLARGSVDKHLRTSCRWRIVRCPYCSESHPKSEENLHNEVCPMYPITCACHKIIPRLQMPDHLEAECILTQLSCPYLELGCNTKVERRDMQGHLRDQTSSHLSLACKKLVDLHKEFDDQKRKFTKQIDDLKKDNESLVLKLAAQEKELLVKANVVSPTFVWKISPFSEMLRQAKLGRNNKIDSSPFYTAAYGYKLKLSVNPNGDGSGKNTHLSVFVIVMKGEYDGLLPWPFNQKVTFNLIDQQDRLDQRENIVMHFRANTKLENFARPESDENPGRGYARFISHEKLKTRRFIVDDTLFIQVDVEPLSL